GCAGCATCACCGCCGTGACCACGGCGGCGACGACCCGGTATCCCGTCCGCGACGGCCTCTCGGCGGCGCCGAAGGCGACCATTGAGGCTCTGGTGCGAGCCGTCGCCGCGGAGGAGGGCCGCTACGGCGTGCGGGCCAATTGCGTGGGCCCCGGCATGCTGACCGACGGGATGGCCGCGCGGTTGATGGCGGATGGGGAATTGGACGACGCGGCGTTGGCGGTGACCCGCCGCAACATCCCACTGCGCCGTTTCGGCTCCGCGCTGGACGTGGCCGAGGCGGTCGCTTTCCTGGTCTCCGAGCGTGCCGGCTTCGTGTCGGGCCAGAAACTCGACGTCGACGGAGCGTACGGCGTCTAGTCACCCCCCGCGGGATGCCGGGAGTGATCATCGAACACCGCAGGAGAGGGAGTCCATGCAGGAGCAGTCGCTGAACTTCGGGTTCACGCCGGGTGACGTCATCGTCGTGACCGGTGCCGGCAGCGGGATCGGGCGCGCCATAGCGGTGCGGGCCGCGCAGCAGGGGTTACGGGTGGCCGCCTGGGATCTCGCGCCCGACGGGCTGGCGCAGACCGTCGCGCAGATAGAGGCGGAGGGCGGCGAGGCGCTGCCGGTGGTGGCCGATGTCGCTGATCAGGAGGCGGTCGTCGCCGCGATGGAGGTGTCGCGCAGCGCCGGCACCGTGCGCCATCTTGTCAACAATGCCGGACCCGCCTCTGGCGGACCGACCCTCGAATTCGACGAAGCTGTCCGGATTGCGCTGGGCAGCGTCCGCCGGGTCACCGAGACCTGGTTGGCCGAGGCACCCGCGGGAGCCACCCTGGTCAACATGGCCTCGGTGGCGGGCAACATCGTCGGCACCTCACCTGACTGGTACCCCGCGAGCAAGGCCGGGATCGCGGGCTACACCAGGCACCTCGCGGCCTACCGAGCCGATGTCGTGCGAGCCAACGCGGTGGCGCCGGGCATGGTGGACACCCCACGGCTGCAGGGATTTTCAGAGAGCGAGACCGGTCAATCGGTCCTGCGCCGCATCCCACTGCACCGGATGGCGCAACCGGACGACATCGCGTACGTGACGCTCTTCCTGCTGTCTCCGGCCGCGGCGTACGTCAATGGCGTCCTGGTCCCGGTGGACGGCGGCTGGACCATCACGCAGTGATCGTGGGCGGCCGTCGACGATCAGTCGCCGGCCCGCTCCGAGTCCCGCTCCGAGTCCCGCATCGACCGGGCGTCCATGCCCGCCAGCGAGTCCCGGCCCACCTCGGCGTTGTGGGCATGTGCGGCGTGGTGCAGCCCGAAGACTGAATCCATCCCCGCCCGCATGCCCATGAGGTCCTCGGCCTGGTTGATCGCCCGCTTGGTCAATGCCAGGCCGAGCCGGGGCATGGTGGCGATCCGCTGCGCGATATGCAGGGTCGTCGATGCGAGGTCCTCGCGGGGGACAACATGGTTGACCATGCCCACCTCACGGGCTCGGGCGGCCGGCATCCGGTCGCCGGTGTAGAGGAACTCGCGCGCCACCGCGGGGGTCATGACCCACGGATGGGCGAAGTACTCCACACCCGGGATCCCCATCCGCACCACGGGATCCATGAAGAACGCATCGTCGGAAGCGACGATGAAGTCGCACACCCACGCCAGCATCAAGCCACCGGCGATGCACGCGCCGTGCACCTGAGCGATCATCGGCTTGGGCAGATCGCGCCAGCGCCGGCACATGCCGAGGTAGACCTCGGACTCCCGCGCGAAGCGCTGGTCCACCCCCTCCTTGCCGACGTGACTCCACCACAGCCCGGCCTGGCGCTCGAAGGCGACATCGACGTCCCGCTCCGGTGTGCCGATGTCGTGACCCGCACAGAAGTGATCCCCCGCGCCGCGCAGGATCACCACCCGCACCTCGTCGTCCGCGGCGGCGCGATAGAACGCCCGATCCAGCGCGTAGGTCATCGCGGAATTCTGCGCGTTGCGGTATTGGGGGCGGTTCAGGGTGACGGTCGCGACCTGCCCGTCCGTCTCATAGATCACGGCCTGCGCCTCGGTGGCGTTGGGGGTGGTCATGTCAGGACAATCGCTCCACGATGAGGGCCATCCCCTGACCACCTGCTGCGCACATCGTGACAACCCCCGTCGAGGCATCCCGCGCTGTCAGGCCGGTGAGCAGGGTCCGAGTCATGCGGGCGCCGGTCATGCCGAAGGGGTGGCCGAGCGCGATCGCTCCGCCGTGCACATTGACGCGCTCGAGGTCGAGTCCGAGGTCCTCGACGGTGGGCAGGACCTGCGCGGCGAACGCCTCGTTGATCTCCCACAGGTCGATATCGGAGGCCGACATTCCGGCGTAGGCCAGCGCCTGACGGGACGCGTCGACCGGACCCAGGCCCATGATCTCGGGCGACAAGGCGGAGACGCCGGTGGCCACCACCCGGGCGAGTGGGGTGATCCCGAGTTCGCGGGCACGCACGTCCGACATCACGATGAGAGCCGCCGCGCCGTCGTTGAGCGGGCAACAGTTACCGGCCGTGACGGTGCCGTCGGGCCGGAAGACCGGCGCGAGCGCGGACACCTTCTCCATCGTCACGCTCCGGCGCGGTCCGTCGTCGGTGCTGACGACTGTGCCGTCGGCCAGGGTGACCGGGGTGATATCAGCCTGGTAGAAGCCGGAGTCGATGGCCTTCTCGGCCAGATTCTGGCTGCGCACGCCGAACTCGTCCTGGGCGGCGCGGCTGACCGAGCGCAGACCGGCGACATTCTCAGCGGTCTGGCCCATGGCGAGATACGGATCGGGCAGGTGGCCTTCGTCGCGGGGGTCGGTCCACTCCGGGACGCCCGCGCCGGCGCGTCGTGCGGAGCGAGCCTCGGCGTCGGCGTACCGAGGATGGTGGGTGTCCGGCATGCCGTCGCTGCGGCCGAGGCGGTATCGGGAGACCGACTCCACTCCGGCGGAGAGGAAGATCGAGCCCTCGCCGGCCTTGATGGCGTGGAACGCCATCCGGGTGGTTTGCACGCTGGAGGCGCAGTAGCGCGACACGGTGGCCCCGGGCACCGCGTCGGCACCGGCGAAGATCGACGCCTGACGGCCAAGGTTGTAGCCCTGCTCGCCTGCTGGCTGGGCCGTCCCGACGTACGTGTCGTCGATCTGTGTCCGGGACAGTTGCGGGACCTGCGCGAGCGCCGCCTCGATCATCTGACCCAGCAGATCGAGCGGTCGTACGTCGACCAGAGACCCCTTGCCTGCTCGTCCGATCGGCGATCGGGCCGCCGCGACAATGACTGCTTCCACCATTTTGCCCTCCGAGCGGATCGGCGCCGTGACCGAGCAAGCGCTTGGTAGCGACTCTAGGACGGGTCTCACGGCCGGTCAAGCAGGCCCGGACGCTACCTGTCGATGCAGCTCAGCGATGGCCGAGGCGAAGCCATCGAGGATGTGAGTGGGCGGTTGCTGAGGAGCGCTGACCAGCGCGGGCGGCAGGGGCAGTGCGACGGTGTCGCACAGTCCGTCGTACCGCGTGGTGAGGATCCGCGCGATCTGGTCATAGGTGCCCTCGGGCACGAGGTCGGCCACCAGCGTCGCGGGCATGGCCTCGGCGAGTTCGCTCCATCGGCGCTCGCGGGACAGGGCGTGCAGTTGCGCCCCCACGTCGGGGTGGCCCAGCAGGGTCAACGTGCGGTGGTAAGCCGGTGTGGAGAACAGGACAGACAGCTCGCGCCGGATCCGGGCACGTTCGGATTCGATGGCGGCGTGGTCGATGCCGGTCAGGCACCACGGCACGACCGTGATCCCCGGACGGTCCTGCCGACCTGCCGCCAGCACGCCCTCGGTCAGCCGCGGCAGGATCTGCTGGCGCACCACCTCGGGATGCGATGCGGTCGGATGTGCGACGAACTCATCGGCGACCTCGCCCGCGACGCGACACATCCGCGGACCGACGCCTCCAGCGACCAGCCGGGGTGGACCGTAGCCGTGATCGCGTGGGGTGAAGAGAGGTTGAAGCCGGGTGAACCGGTAGTACGGACCTTCGTAGGTCAGCCCGGTGCGGCGTTCGAAGGCGGCGAAGATCGCCCGGACCGCGTGGAAGTAGTCGCGCATCTGTGCCGCAGGGTCGGACCATTGGCTCGAGTAGCGGTCGACGATGTTGCCACGCACCTGGCTGCCGAGGCCGAGCTCGAAGCGGCCTCCCGACACCTCCACCAGGTCCCAGGCGGCGAGGGCGGTGACCATCGGGCTGCGCGGCAGCGCCACGGTGAGTGATGTCCGCACGCGCAACGTCGTGGTCGATTGCAGGGCGAGCAACGCGACCAGAAACGAGTCGTGCACCGACTCCGGCACATGCAGGACGTCGATACCGCAGTCCTGGATCGCCCGGCACAGCGCCGGGACGTCCGCGAGGGCGACGTCACCTGGCAGTGCGGTCGCGACGCCCCAGCGCGGCGACGCACGAGGCGCCGGCGGGACCTTCGCAGCATCGGGCATCGGGACCCCCTTGACCTCCTGTGCAGTCGACGCATAGTGTCAACCAAGCGCTTGCTTGTCAATGGTGAGGAGAGGTACTCGCGTGCTGACGTTCGCTGACGTGGTTCGCTCGCGCAGCGGTGACGATCATCTGGGTGTGCGGGCCGGTGCGGCCGTCTGGACCTGGGACCAGGTAGTCCGCGAATCCACGATCCGCGCGAATTATCTACTCTCCCAACCGCGTCCAGCAGGCAGACCGCGCCACATCGGCATCCTTCTAGACAACGTGCCCGACTTCGTGTTCTGGGTCTGCGCCGCCGCTCTCAGCGGATCGGTGATCGTGGCCGCCAACCCGACGCGCCGAGGAGCCGAACTGGCTGGCGACATCCGGCACACCGATTGCGACCTGCTGATCACCAGCGAGGAGCGCTGGCCACTGGTGGAAGCGGCCGGTCTGGCTGGACCGTCGGCGGACGCCCTGCCGACCCTGATCATCGGCACCAGTGAGTATCAGGAGGCACTCAGCCGGTTCTCCGCGGCCGGACTGCCCGCGATCGAACCGGACCCGGCTGACACGCTGTTACTTCTCTTCTCGTCGGGGTCCACCGGCGCCCCCAAGGCAGTGGTGTGCAGCCAGGGGCGGCTGGCCTCGTTGGCCGAGTCGCTGCGGACCCGCACCGAGATCGATCGCGATTCGGTCACCTACGTGTGCATGCCGCTCTTCCACGGCAACTCCCTGATGATGAACCTGGCCCCGGCGATGCATGCCGGGGCGACCGTGTGCCTTGCGCCGCGCTTCACCGCATCCGGATTCTCGCGAGACGT
The window above is part of the Branchiibius hedensis genome. Proteins encoded here:
- a CDS encoding SDR family NAD(P)-dependent oxidoreductase, encoding MQEQSLNFGFTPGDVIVVTGAGSGIGRAIAVRAAQQGLRVAAWDLAPDGLAQTVAQIEAEGGEALPVVADVADQEAVVAAMEVSRSAGTVRHLVNNAGPASGGPTLEFDEAVRIALGSVRRVTETWLAEAPAGATLVNMASVAGNIVGTSPDWYPASKAGIAGYTRHLAAYRADVVRANAVAPGMVDTPRLQGFSESETGQSVLRRIPLHRMAQPDDIAYVTLFLLSPAAAYVNGVLVPVDGGWTITQ
- a CDS encoding enoyl-CoA hydratase; protein product: MTTPNATEAQAVIYETDGQVATVTLNRPQYRNAQNSAMTYALDRAFYRAAADDEVRVVILRGAGDHFCAGHDIGTPERDVDVAFERQAGLWWSHVGKEGVDQRFARESEVYLGMCRRWRDLPKPMIAQVHGACIAGGLMLAWVCDFIVASDDAFFMDPVVRMGIPGVEYFAHPWVMTPAVAREFLYTGDRMPAARAREVGMVNHVVPREDLASTTLHIAQRIATMPRLGLALTKRAINQAEDLMGMRAGMDSVFGLHHAAHAHNAEVGRDSLAGMDARSMRDSERDSERAGD
- a CDS encoding acetyl-CoA C-acetyltransferase, whose amino-acid sequence is MVEAVIVAAARSPIGRAGKGSLVDVRPLDLLGQMIEAALAQVPQLSRTQIDDTYVGTAQPAGEQGYNLGRQASIFAGADAVPGATVSRYCASSVQTTRMAFHAIKAGEGSIFLSAGVESVSRYRLGRSDGMPDTHHPRYADAEARSARRAGAGVPEWTDPRDEGHLPDPYLAMGQTAENVAGLRSVSRAAQDEFGVRSQNLAEKAIDSGFYQADITPVTLADGTVVSTDDGPRRSVTMEKVSALAPVFRPDGTVTAGNCCPLNDGAAALIVMSDVRARELGITPLARVVATGVSALSPEIMGLGPVDASRQALAYAGMSASDIDLWEINEAFAAQVLPTVEDLGLDLERVNVHGGAIALGHPFGMTGARMTRTLLTGLTARDASTGVVTMCAAGGQGMALIVERLS
- a CDS encoding TIGR03617 family F420-dependent LLM class oxidoreductase, which produces MPDAAKVPPAPRASPRWGVATALPGDVALADVPALCRAIQDCGIDVLHVPESVHDSFLVALLALQSTTTLRVRTSLTVALPRSPMVTALAAWDLVEVSGGRFELGLGSQVRGNIVDRYSSQWSDPAAQMRDYFHAVRAIFAAFERRTGLTYEGPYYRFTRLQPLFTPRDHGYGPPRLVAGGVGPRMCRVAGEVADEFVAHPTASHPEVVRQQILPRLTEGVLAAGRQDRPGITVVPWCLTGIDHAAIESERARIRRELSVLFSTPAYHRTLTLLGHPDVGAQLHALSRERRWSELAEAMPATLVADLVPEGTYDQIARILTTRYDGLCDTVALPLPPALVSAPQQPPTHILDGFASAIAELHRQVASGPA